The proteins below are encoded in one region of Chloroflexota bacterium:
- a CDS encoding NUDIX domain-containing protein, which produces MSMIQCTSLYGDRKLIPKEKLILRPAVYGVVVHQGNVLLVNTRHTGKYYLPGGGVDLGERIEDALKREVREETGIEVEVEEFAHFREDFFYYDPLDEAYHSLLFFYICKPKTFDLCDDDQVDDEEAEKPRWVNIQGLCDEDFQDHGEIILGLLRPWRD; this is translated from the coding sequence ATGTCCATGATTCAGTGTACATCTCTATATGGTGACAGAAAGCTGATTCCGAAGGAGAAATTGATTTTACGTCCTGCCGTTTATGGAGTTGTCGTGCATCAGGGAAATGTCCTTCTGGTGAACACACGTCATACCGGGAAATATTATCTCCCCGGCGGTGGCGTTGATTTGGGGGAGAGGATTGAAGATGCCTTGAAGCGAGAGGTCAGGGAGGAGACGGGGATCGAGGTTGAGGTGGAGGAATTTGCACATTTCAGAGAGGACTTTTTCTACTACGATCCGCTTGATGAAGCGTATCACAGTTTGCTCTTCTTCTACATCTGCAAGCCGAAGACCTTTGACTTGTGCGACGATGATCAGGTGGATGATGAGGAGGCGGAGAAGCCTCGCTGGGTAAACATACAAGGTTTGTGTGATGAGGATTTTCAAGATCACGGGGAGATCATCCTGGGACTGTTGCGTCCGTGGCGGGATTAG
- the hisH gene encoding imidazole glycerol phosphate synthase subunit HisH has product MIAIMDYEIGNVRSVQKALERAAAEVARQDGVPGQEVVLTADPTIIAAADGLVLPGVGAFGQCITNFRRAGFEPLVRDAIAQSKPLLGICVGMQMLFDVSEEMGEWPGLGILPGRVRRFDPGPQQLRIPQIGWNQLHHDGSNPLLRGIPDGAYAYFVHSYYCDAADPNDVIATTDYGIEYPSVVGRGRVWGIQCHPEKSHNVGLAILRNFVRIVQHATRNT; this is encoded by the coding sequence ATGATCGCGATCATGGATTATGAGATCGGCAATGTGCGCAGCGTGCAAAAGGCGCTAGAGCGCGCGGCCGCGGAGGTGGCCCGGCAGGATGGGGTCCCCGGCCAGGAGGTCGTGCTGACGGCGGACCCGACGATCATCGCCGCGGCGGACGGCCTGGTGCTCCCGGGTGTGGGCGCCTTCGGCCAGTGCATCACCAACTTCCGACGGGCTGGCTTCGAGCCGCTGGTGCGGGATGCTATCGCCCAGAGCAAGCCGCTGCTGGGCATCTGCGTGGGAATGCAGATGCTGTTCGACGTCAGCGAGGAGATGGGGGAGTGGCCGGGGCTGGGGATCCTACCCGGCCGGGTGCGGCGATTCGACCCCGGGCCGCAGCAACTGCGCATCCCACAGATCGGCTGGAACCAGTTGCATCACGATGGCTCCAACCCGCTGTTGCGCGGCATCCCCGATGGAGCCTACGCCTACTTCGTGCACTCGTACTACTGCGACGCGGCGGATCCAAACGACGTGATCGCCACCACCGACTATGGCATCGAGTATCCGTCCGTCGTGGGGCGTGGCCGGGTGTGGGGCATCCAGTGCCACCCGGAGAAGTCGCACAACGTGGGGCTGGCGATTCTGAGGAACTTCGTTCGTATTGTCCAACACGCAACACGCAACACGTAA